One Terriglobia bacterium DNA segment encodes these proteins:
- a CDS encoding BON domain-containing protein, producing the protein MRKYEIKGMLTLLSGLFLLSSGLLLASPQETQGRDDIAITTSIQAKLFQDPSLKMQDIQVSTQNGVVTLTGTVETQDQQSAVDHIASMEPGVVKVIDSLSVNESASTPPADVESSQSAPPQAADEPPQAADEPPQTADVPPQPAAQTHSFGGDAQQQTVPASLHLSSGTMISVRLNQGISTNRNKSGDAFTATLEQPVVVNGWVVARRGQTIEGRVLNAVKGGRVKGTSKLQIALTRLTLVDGQQLPVQTQFVQASGGTTRGRDASAIGTTTGAGAVIGAIAGAGEGAAIGAGIGAAAGVAGVLLTRGRPTVIPPEALLTFRLETSADISTAQAQAAFRPVTQQDYPQNALQQRPGRAYPPRPPYGYPMGGYYVGPGYYSPYWGWGRPYYAPGFVFNFRSGRGWRR; encoded by the coding sequence ATGCGCAAATACGAAATTAAGGGGATGCTCACCCTGCTCAGCGGGCTTTTTCTGCTGAGTTCCGGCCTGTTGCTGGCCAGCCCGCAGGAGACGCAAGGCAGAGATGACATTGCAATCACCACATCCATCCAGGCCAAGCTTTTCCAGGACCCGTCGCTCAAGATGCAGGACATCCAGGTGTCAACCCAGAACGGGGTTGTCACGCTGACCGGCACGGTCGAGACGCAGGACCAGCAGTCCGCGGTTGACCACATCGCCAGCATGGAACCCGGCGTGGTGAAAGTCATTGACAGCCTCAGCGTGAACGAATCGGCCTCAACACCTCCCGCCGACGTGGAGTCTTCGCAGTCTGCGCCTCCGCAGGCAGCAGATGAACCTCCGCAGGCGGCAGATGAGCCTCCGCAGACGGCAGATGTGCCTCCACAACCGGCGGCGCAGACGCACTCGTTCGGTGGCGATGCTCAGCAGCAGACCGTCCCCGCCAGCCTGCACCTGTCCTCCGGAACAATGATATCGGTACGGCTCAATCAGGGGATCTCGACCAACCGCAACAAGTCGGGCGATGCCTTTACGGCCACGCTTGAACAGCCTGTGGTTGTAAACGGCTGGGTGGTAGCGCGGCGCGGCCAGACTATCGAGGGCAGGGTTTTGAATGCGGTGAAGGGCGGGCGCGTTAAAGGGACCTCGAAACTGCAAATCGCCTTGACGAGATTGACGCTGGTGGACGGTCAGCAACTGCCTGTGCAGACCCAGTTCGTCCAGGCGTCCGGCGGCACCACCAGGGGGCGTGACGCGTCGGCCATCGGAACTACAACCGGCGCCGGCGCCGTGATTGGCGCAATCGCCGGAGCGGGAGAAGGCGCAGCCATCGGCGCGGGGATCGGCGCGGCAGCAGGCGTTGCCGGAGTCCTGTTGACCCGCGGACGGCCTACGGTGATTCCGCCTGAAGCGCTGCTGACCTTCCGCCTGGAAACTTCGGCGGACATCTCCACAGCACAGGCGCAGGCGGCCTTCCGTCCCGTGACCCAGCAGGACTATCCGCAGAATGCCTTGCAGCAGCGGCCTGGCCGGGCCTATCCGCCTCGTCCGCCCTATGGATATCCGATGGGGGGCTACTATGTCGGGCCGGGTTACTACTCACCCTACTGGGGCTGGGGACGTCCGTACTATGCACCCGGCTTCGTCTTCAACTTCCGCAGCGGCCGCGGTTGGCGCCGCTAA